In Zonotrichia leucophrys gambelii isolate GWCS_2022_RI chromosome 27, RI_Zleu_2.0, whole genome shotgun sequence, the genomic window GTCACTGCCCCAGCTGTACCTGGGCCCAGGTGAcctcccctctgcccagggTGCGCAGGGCCACCCTCCGAACCTGACGTCACCCCGGGGGGAGCAGCCAGGTGTTTTTCTCTTGAGTCAGGTacaaacagagcagctgctggagggaacaccctcctctggctgcaggtCCCAGCAGGTCCTGGCTGGGTAATGCTGGCGAGGGGGGTCTGAGCAGCCAGACATGGCCGCACGTaaccccttccttccctgggagCCTGCCAGCATGGGGGGCTCACCTCACCTTGGGCTCTGTGAGCAATCAGCCCTCTCAGGGTCTCAACACTCTGCtggacccccagccctgcagagagggagCCAAAATTCCCAGCAGGAACAACAGACACATGTTCCTCACAGAGCTTTGCTGAGGAACCCAGCTTGCACACCAGATCCTTCAtgatctcctctctctctctttctctctctgcagacATCAAGTACATAGAGCTGACACCGGGCAGAGCCACGGGGCCTGACCTGCCacagggctcccccagcccttcaGGCACCCCCTTCTCCAGGTCCCCTCAGACCAGCAGCTTTCTGCCCCAAAAAGGGGCTCTGGGAGGCAAATACAGCTCTGGTGACAGCGTGGTTTTCTCCAGCCCACCCGGACCCCCGAGTCCCCAGCCGGCCGcgctgagcagcagcaaagcagccgAGAGCAGCAGcgctccctggcagtgcctggcaggacacacagacacggcCTCCTGCAGCCCCGGAGCCCTCAGCACCTCCCCAGGTGTGGAGAACCTGCTGAAGCCCGTGCAGGTGCTGAGGGcccagcagaggggcagctggGTGTCCCAGCTCTCCACCAGCCCTGGCTCGGACACCAGCTACATGCTGGGCAGGTAAATGCCACCTGTGCCCGCTGGAAGGGCCACAGGGCAGTCCCTCACTCCCTGGTGATGCCCTGCAGGGTTGGTGCAGTGGCTGGCATGGTTTCTGTGTGTGAACACCCCCTGATGTGTGCTTtgtctccctcctgcagcagcacccactcGCTCCACAACGACGACTCCGACGCTTCAGCCGCtgcctccctgtccccctccagctccctgggcagcccctgctccccttcCTCGGGCATCGTGGCTCACCCCAGGGAGGCTTTTGGCCAGAGCTCCCCCCAGCCGCGGGCAGGCAGCTCCCCCAGCGCCTCCCTGGCCCAGAagggccaggccagcagctgcccccCCTCCATCCTCACCTCTGCTGCCGACATCCCGGTGCTGCTGGTGAACGGGTGCCTGGAACAAGGGGATGGACCCCCCCCGATGGCCAGAGCCCCCCCAAGCTCTGCCAAACAGCCCCCCCTGGCCGGCTGCAACCCGGCCTCGAGGCTGGGGGGCCTGAACAACGCTCAGTCAGCGCCCAccctcagctgcctctcagACAGTGAGtacacagggcagggtggggggcAGTGCACGGCCCAAAACTGCTGGGAAACGGGGGGGCAAAGcccattttccctctgctttagCTGGTTATATTCCCTCTGCTTATACACACAAAGGATGAGAGGTGCTGGCTGTGTCTCCCCATGGTCCAGGTGGTCTCCAGGCTGGGGGTGGTGACCCAGGGTTGGGCTCAGCTTTCTGCCCACCGGTGTCCTGGGAcgtgggctcagcagccaggaatgctctgctccctccaggagatGCAGATGCACCTATTTATAGCACCTGAGAATGAGGAACATCattctgtgctgtttgcagacccagagcaggctgggaggaggggctggggctcccgTTGGCTCTGAGGACACCAAAAGGCACCAGGGTTCACAAGGTCCCTCATTCAAGGGCAGACACTGGGGCTATTGTTCTCTGGGGGAgatgagcagaggcagctctcaGGGCAGAGGGTTTTAATTGGAATCCTTGTGGGAATAGCAAGAGGGTGTGTGGGTCAGACCCTGGTGTAAATCCCATGGTCCAGTGGgttgtgcagggctgggcaggctggcactgccaggggatTCCATGTGACCCTCTCTGCTCTACATCGCAGCCTGCCAAGAGAGATAATTGCATGGAGAACGAGCTATTCTGAGGAGTGAGGAGGAAAGGATTCAAAAGCATTGAAAGACCTTCAGCCCTGGCCACCCTGAGGGAGAAATGTctttgctgggctctgccatCTGTGGGGGTCCTTCAGGTTCCTGCTGGCCTTGACACCCCGTGCTCTCTTGCAGGTCCCCTGAAGGCTGGGCAGCCCACCATGAAGTTTGTGATGGACACCTCCAAATTCTGGTTCAAGCCAAGCATCAGCAGGGACCGAGGTGAGGCAGGGTGTGACCCCACTCGGGCTCTggcctgtccccagagctccccagtgtccctgtggggacacagtgggggCAAATCAAATCCTGCTGGGGGCTGGTGGGTGTGGAGGGACCCTCTCAAGGGTTGTGTCACCGCCCCTCTGTGTCCTCCACTCCCAGCAAAGCTTGTCCTGCCCATCACACAGCAtggcctgggcaggagctgagtgtcctgagggctgcagggaccaTGGGACCAAGGCAGGGCCCTGCAGTTGGTGCCACACCAGGGATGTGTGCATGTCCTTGGCACAcgctccagagctgctgcagccaaggaGGCTGCAAgactccctgcagagcagcagggcacagggcaggcagctcccaccCGTTGTGCTtggctgagcccctgcctgtgctctgtgctctgacagCAATCCAGCTGCTGAAGGACAAGGAGCCGGGCGCGTTCCTGGTGAGGGACAGCACCTCCTTCCGGGGCTCCTTCGGGCTGGCCATGAAGGTTCCTGGCTCCCCCTCGGGCAGCCACACAGGTAAGGGGGTGCCTGGGGGGCTGCTTCAAGGGTTTTGCTGAAATTACTCAAAATAAAGCCACAGAGAAGCCACAGCACTGTGGTGTGTGGCAGAGAGTCTGTGTGTGCCCTCTTCTCACAGGGACTGGCACCATGGTGGTGGcacaaagcagctccagtgatGCCCTGGGACAGGACTCTGGGGTGGCAcggtggcactggggccactGCTGGTGCTGACTGTGGTTCCTCTTGCAGGTGAGGAGAGCAGTGACCTCGTCAGGCACTTCCTCATCGAGTCCTCCACCAAAGGGGTTCACCTGAAGGGCGCCAGCGAGGAGCTGTACTTTGGTAAGGAtggtgctgtgcccacagcagccctggcagcgccaggagctgctcccaaagcCCCTGGAAGCACCAGGTGAATGTGGTGCCcacctgccagcacaggaaccCCCCAACCCCAGGTCCTGCCTGCatttccctggcagctccaaagTAGGAACACGATCTCCCTGTTGGGACACTGCTGCAGGTGTGTGGGTGGGGGGTTCCAGgcagcagccccctcccctaAACTCACAATTCTGACTGCAGGGAGCCTCTCTGCCTTCGTCTACCAGCACTCCATCACCCCTCTGGCGCTGCCCTGCAAGCTCAGCATCCCCACCCGAGGTAGGAGATGCGGCAGGAGGGAGGCTCCTCCCGCTGCCCCGGGGAGGTGGGCGAGGTCCtggcctggggaggggtctgagCACCCCCAGGTGCCTGCGaggggctgctcccctggctgcaggtggAGCGGGgacctggggacaggagggcgGCGGCTCCTTTCCGCTGGGGGCAAGGGAAGTGGGAGTGGGAGATCAGAGGTGAATGGAGAGGGAAATGAAGCACAATTGAGTTAATTACTGCTCTAAACCCCTGCAATTAGTGTCTTTTGTGAGATAAGGAAAGGCCAAAGAGGTgaccagctcagcctggcctgTGGCATCACTGCTCCTGCTTGTCCTTTGTGCAGATCTCGCTGATGGATTGGACAGCCCTGACTGCGCCCCTGAACCTGCCCCGGCCCTGGccaggaaagctgcaggtgagcacaggagccggctgctggctctggggacagcctCGGGCacactgtgacagcagcaggtcACCCccgtgcagggctgggcactgacaTCCCCCTCCAGCTTCCCCATGGGGCTGCAGATAGCTGCAGGATTTCTGCAGATTTTTCCCTGGGTTGCAAGGAAACCTGATATTTTTAAGGAAGGGAAACTTTGAGTCCTCAAGCCGCttgaaaacacagctctggaggTCATGAGGCTGATAAAAGACCCCCGGGTTCCACAGTTTTGAAGAGTTCCTTATTTTTAAGCCTCTCTCCTGATGGGCTTCAATGGGGTGGAACAGCTGGAGCTTTAGGAGAGGGGTGGGCAATCAGGGGCTGGTGAAATTCCCTTGTGGGGCACATGTGGGAATGGTCTGTGGATGGGGAAGGGTCTGTGCACCTCAGCCTGGGTGGGCTCCAGGTGAGAGCAAAGAATAAGGGGCAGGAGACCACACGGACAGGTCACAACgcaggctggggagctggggactgctttgttttgctggaaattctgaaaaatcagtTGGCAGGCTGGAAAGTTTAGTTTGACCCAGAGCAGCCCTTTAAACAGCTCAATCAGCCTGAAATGTCATGTTTTAGGTTGGCCGTCAGCCCTTGGTTAGCTTGGggtatttctgcttttcattaaaGGAAATAtgtaataaacagaaaagaaaaaacccagcaaatgTGACATTTAGAAACGGGAAATTAAATACTTTGACTTTTACAACAATTAGTGCGAAGAATTAAAGCAAACCAAACTAAATTAGCGAAGAATTTCTGAGTCACcaaatctttttaattttcGTCAAAACAAACCTGACCTGGGTCCATGTGAGGCATCTGCAGGATGACCCCTGGGACCCTTTGGCCCGGGTCACATCCGTGCTGAGCCGTGCTGTCCTTGCAGTGTGCAACGTCCTGTACCTCAACTCGGTGAACGTGGAGACGCTGACAGGAGCCCCAGCCATCCTGAAGGGCATCTCCTGCACCTTGGAGCTGGAGACgctgcccaccccagccctggtgcaCTTCAGGGTGACGGAGCAGGGCGTCACGCTGACCGACGTCCAGAGGAAGTAAGAGCTTGGATGGGCCAAGGGATGAGGGGGGGTTCATGGAGAGGCAGctccctcctcacctcccagcCTCAGGAAAACCTGTCCTGGTTGGACAAATCCGTGTCACCATGCAGGGATGGGTGTGGCACCTTAGCAAGGggtgctgggtttggtggcatcAAGGGAACCAGCTGTACTcagggttggggttttgggatgcCTTGAGACCCTCAGTCTCGCACAACAGGGGTTAGATTTGCAAATTCAtgtcctttcccagccccttccctaaCGATTCCCTCTCCTCTTCCAGGGTGTTTTTCAGGCGACACTACCCCTTGGCTGCCATCAGGTTCTGTGGGATGGACCCTGAGAACAGAAAGTGAGTTTTGGGCAGCCATGCCTGTCAGAACCACCCACCACTGCTGtgctcccttccctgtgcttccCAGTGCCTCTGCACCAAttcagatcccaaatcccataaaacTGCCCTGGGCACGCCCTGCTGGGGTGGATCTAAACATAACCCTTGGCTTTGCAGCTGATGGAATGAGTTAAACATCAGCCTCTGAGCAACTCCAATTCTGTTCTTCCCCCAGGTGGCAGAAGTACTGCAAGTCCTCCAGGTAAGAGCAGGGACCTCCTGCGTGGGGTGGGGGGCTGGAATCCGGgggaatgctgctgctttgggaagtgGCTGCattgcagagcagcaaagaatGAGCTCAAAAAATGAGGAGGGGATGTGATAGAAGTTACCATGGTGGCAGGATGAGGCGTGGGACTGATGGGTGAAgctttttgggggggtttggatGAGAGGTTTGGCTGAGGCCAGTTTTCCACATCCCCTCATGCAGAACCCCTCATCCAAATCCCACAGCCTTCCCAGGGACTTGTGCTGGGTTCAGGAAGTGAGTTTATATCTGGCTCTACCTTGTGCTCAAGAATCTTTTCACAGCTGGGGAAGCCTTGCCAAAAATGCTCCTCCCGGCTGCTTGGCTTCCAAGGAAACGTGATTGGGGAGCGGGCCAAGGTGGAATTGCTGGAACTGGGATTTGGCTTTGTGGCTGGGCTGGTTTCAGCCTATTCCTTCAGATTCCTGGATGCAAACTGAATAagcctcttttctttcccaaagaATCTTCGGGTTCGTGGCCAAAAGCCAGACAGACTCGGAGAACCTCTGTCACCTGTTTGCAGAGTACGACACCCTGCAGCCCGTGTCCCTTGTCATCGACCGGCTCcgccagctcctgcccagcccatagggacacagccctgggacactcagggccagcagctgcccaCACACTGCTGAGCTTCTCCTGCTCCCCTTCTCCTGCTTCTGGGTTGCATTTTGGCAACAGCACGTAATTCGAATTTTTTTGTTATGCACCGTCACATCAGGAGCCTCAGCTAAAGACTTTGAGCTCTGGTGGGATGAGATGCTCCTCCAAGCCTCTCCATGGGGCactggctgccctggggaagggatgggagcTGTGCTCTCTATGGAACCACTGTCCCTCAGGTGGACTCTCTGCTTTGAAGGACCACAATGCTCTGGCTGGGGTTTCCACCAGCCATgaggtgccctgggctgggggagctcatGGAGCTGAACTGAGTTGGGGACTCAGCCTTGAccccccagtgctgcaggagggaaaatctGGGGGAGGAATCGCccccctgagcagcacaaagagGCAGCTTTGCAAATCAGAGTGTATAAAATGACTAAGTCCTGCTGGAAACCTGCTTGCCTCGAGGAGCAAGCAGCATCCACAGGCAGGAATTGACAGAGCAGCGCATTTTTCCTGGTGCTGGGAAATTCTCCTGCCCTTTTTACGCAGTGCGGGGTTGCGGGCGGGGCTCGACCTCCCAGCATTGCCGAGAGCTGGGAAATAAATGGTGACATTTCCATGACAGTGAAACATCCTCGGGTTTTTGGAAATGACTTGCCTGAATTTGGGCCGGGTTCTCAGATGACGTAAATTGGCAGGGCCTCGAGGAAGACTCATGGTGCTGCCAtgatctgcagcagctgaagggtCAGCTCATGCTGTAGCTcagagcagaaagcagctctgaggcCACCACGCTCTTCTCTACCTTATTTCTCATTTGGTGCCTCTGCTTTGGTTTCATTTGGGCCCCCATGTTAACAAACCCTCGCAGGGGTGTATTCAATAAAGCAGTAGAATATTTTTCAATAACACCTCGAGGATGGCAGCAATGCAGACATttgctgtgctccagagcagATGAACAGATGCACCCAGGGCACCCAGggctccagccaggctgtggagCAGGTCCAGCTGTGGCCACTCTTGGCAATGACCAGAACAGATATTGGGGTCACTGCAGGGGGAGCACATGGAGCACTaagaggaggtggcagcagctttGTCCCCCCAGTTCCTGTGCCCTGAACTCTGCTGaaccacagcccagcactgcagggtgggCTCAGGAGCTGGTGCCCAAGGGATTCAGGTGCCTCTGTTGTCCCCATCGTGCTGCAGGGACcaaggggcagcagctccccaaggTCACAGGCAGCTTCGGCTGTGGGTCCTGAGCCCTGAgaccctggggcagccccaggacccccagagcGGGCAACAACTCTGTTGTTATCA contains:
- the TNS4 gene encoding tensin-4 isoform X2 produces the protein MSQVIESHVLRVGQTVCISSPEESKSLHPAGYPRLPGKYVYYSTETWTDPPSMVHPKAHLLPRYGAQPLPEHLAAHTQGKDQQNSSLERPPVLSQPKEEESSSTDPEDQPMSPSLDITIETLNKMILEIDPTFQPLPCRPVRAAGQPAAQGDTVATKKQEQEAIDIKYIELTPGRATGPDLPQGSPSPSGTPFSRSPQTSSFLPQKGALGGKYSSGDSVVFSSPPGPPSPQPAALSSSKAAESSSAPWQCLAGHTDTASCSPGALSTSPGVENLLKPVQVLRAQQRGSWVSQLSTSPGSDTSYMLGSSTHSLHNDDSDASAAASLSPSSSLGSPCSPSSGIVAHPREAFGQSSPQPRAGSSPSASLAQKGQASSCPPSILTSAADIPVLLVNGCLEQGDGPPPMARAPPSSAKQPPLAGCNPASRLGGLNNAQSAPTLSCLSDSPLKAGQPTMKFVMDTSKFWFKPSISRDRGEESSDLVRHFLIESSTKGVHLKGASEELYFGSLSAFVYQHSITPLALPCKLSIPTRDLADGLDSPDCAPEPAPALARKAAVCNVLYLNSVNVETLTGAPAILKGISCTLELETLPTPALVHFRVTEQGVTLTDVQRKVFFRRHYPLAAIRFCGMDPENRKWQKYCKSSRIFGFVAKSQTDSENLCHLFAEYDTLQPVSLVIDRLRQLLPSP
- the TNS4 gene encoding tensin-4 isoform X1, which codes for MSQVIESHVLRVGQTVCISSPEESKSLHPAGYPRLPGKYVYYSTETWTDPPSMVHPKAHLLPRYGAQPLPEHLAAHTQGKDQQNSSLERPPVLSQPKEEESSSTDPEDQPMSPSLDITIETLNKMILEIDPTFQPLPCRPVRAAGQPAAQGDTVATKKQEQEAIDIKYIELTPGRATGPDLPQGSPSPSGTPFSRSPQTSSFLPQKGALGGKYSSGDSVVFSSPPGPPSPQPAALSSSKAAESSSAPWQCLAGHTDTASCSPGALSTSPGVENLLKPVQVLRAQQRGSWVSQLSTSPGSDTSYMLGSSTHSLHNDDSDASAAASLSPSSSLGSPCSPSSGIVAHPREAFGQSSPQPRAGSSPSASLAQKGQASSCPPSILTSAADIPVLLVNGCLEQGDGPPPMARAPPSSAKQPPLAGCNPASRLGGLNNAQSAPTLSCLSDSPLKAGQPTMKFVMDTSKFWFKPSISRDRAIQLLKDKEPGAFLVRDSTSFRGSFGLAMKVPGSPSGSHTGEESSDLVRHFLIESSTKGVHLKGASEELYFGSLSAFVYQHSITPLALPCKLSIPTRDLADGLDSPDCAPEPAPALARKAAVCNVLYLNSVNVETLTGAPAILKGISCTLELETLPTPALVHFRVTEQGVTLTDVQRKVFFRRHYPLAAIRFCGMDPENRKWQKYCKSSRIFGFVAKSQTDSENLCHLFAEYDTLQPVSLVIDRLRQLLPSP